In Chroogloeocystis siderophila 5.2 s.c.1, the DNA window ATAACCGTTGTAGAGAATTAAATCGGCTTTTTCAAACGCGATACTATCGCGCGGTACGGGTTCGTACACGTGGGGATCGTCCCCTGGTTGCAAAATGCCTGTCAGTTGAATTTGCTCTTTTCCTACTTCAGCAGCCCAGTCGGTAATGATTGTGCTCGTAGCAACAACGTTTGGCTGATCGTTAACTTCTAAATCAGCCTGATTGGTAATCGCTGCACCACATGCACTGAGCAATAAGCCTAGCAAGAATCCAACGATGATTGCTCTATATTTTCTGCCTTGCGACCGAGTCCTCACTTTCACGAAATTGATACATTAGTTTTCATATTCTTTTCATTTTTTATTCTATACTTTTTTCATAATCTTTTCATTTTTATCCCTCATTGCGTTCATATTGTGATTTCTAACTACGCCACCATCAAGCAAGATTATGACGATTCTTCCCTTTCCTCATAGCGCTCACTTCACTTCATCCGTGCAAAAGGACACTCGAATGCTAGACGATGCAGCAATTACTGTCAGCCATTTAGGAGTGCAGTATCGTGATGTTGAAGCGCTGCATGATGTCAATTTTGAGATTTATCCTGGAAGAATCACGGGAATTATCGGTCCAAATGGCGCGGGTAAAAGTACCTTAATCAAGGCGATGTTAGGGCTGATCTCCGCAACCGGTACGGTTTTATATCAAGGAAAGCCGTTGAAGTCGCAGTTAGATAAAGTCGCTTATGTTCCGCAGCGTTCAGCGATTGATTGGAGTTATCCGGCTACGGTGTGGGATGTCGTTCTGATGGGGCGAGTCCGTAAAGCTGGATGGTTTCGTCGTTTTTCGCACGTTAGTCGTCAAGTCGCAGCGGCGGCGCTGGAACGTGTCGGGATGAGTGAATACCGCGATCGCTCGATTGGGCAACTTTCTGGCGGACAACAGCAACGCGTATTTCTCGCCCGCGCTTTGGCAGAAGAAGCCGATGTCTTTTGTTTTGACGAACCGTTAGCAGGTATTGACAAAAAAACCGAAGCCGTCATTTTTGAAATCTTTCACGAATTAGCCGCAGATGGCAAAACTGTGATAGTTGTTAACCACGATTTGGGCGAAGCAATTACTAATTTTGACGACCTCATTTTATTGAATAAAGAAGTTATTGCGAGTGGTTCGCGTCAGACTGTATTGCAACCAGAAAATATGAGCCGTGCTTATCGAGGTCAAGTTGTATTTTTCAATGGAGAAGCAGCATAATTTAAAAGCTATTAGCTGAATTGGTAGTTGGTAATTGGCATAAAATTAATAATAGTGCTAATTGACCTTATACTTGAACATATTGCATTGGAAGTAAAGGTTAGGCTCTTAACACTCAATAATCATAACTCTCAATTATCCTAACTCCTGACCTCTAAACCCTGCTGTATGCTAGAAGCTATTATTGAACCGTTGCAGTACAGTTTTATGCAGCGATCGCTCGTGATTGCTGTTTTAGTTGGCGTGATTTGTGCGATTGTCGGTAGCTATTTGATGGTACAACGCTTGGCGCTACTCGGAGATGCGATTAGCCATTCAGTGTTACCAGGACTCGCGATCGCATTTATTGTTGGTGCAGACATTTTTATCGGTGCTTTTATTGCGGGTGTTGTGAGTACATTGGCTATTGCCTTGATTCGCACGCGATCACCGAT includes these proteins:
- a CDS encoding metal ABC transporter ATP-binding protein codes for the protein MLDDAAITVSHLGVQYRDVEALHDVNFEIYPGRITGIIGPNGAGKSTLIKAMLGLISATGTVLYQGKPLKSQLDKVAYVPQRSAIDWSYPATVWDVVLMGRVRKAGWFRRFSHVSRQVAAAALERVGMSEYRDRSIGQLSGGQQQRVFLARALAEEADVFCFDEPLAGIDKKTEAVIFEIFHELAADGKTVIVVNHDLGEAITNFDDLILLNKEVIASGSRQTVLQPENMSRAYRGQVVFFNGEAA